taaaacgctgttttaaaattaaaacgcaCTCGTATAAACGGTGCATCAGATCATATCAAAGTATTAATGTTCAGTATGAATGCAAGTGACTTCATCCATCTGCTTTAATATCATTCAAAATGTCGCAGCGGGACTGAATAAATGGTCTTGTTCCCACAGAAATAAGCATAATCAAAGTAAATATTTGTCACTTTAGGGATCTTTGACCCAACACCACTACTACCCAAATGACCGCCTGTTCCCCACAGGAGGTGGGCtttcaaatgttgttttaaaCACCTCTGGGGTCTGTTCACACCTGGTATTCAGATGCATTTTTGTTGATCTTATCACAAGTGGACAAAAGAGACACTTTACCGTTCACACCTGGCATTTAAATATGTTTCTTTTGTTGACTTTCAACCACTTCTCTCATGACGAGGGTCTGTGGGTGGGTGTTGAATATCTCTCTTTAAAGaaaacctattatgcaaaaatcacttttacaaggggtttaagcacagttgtgtggcaacagtgtgtgagtataggccttgtttacactaatgcgttttagtttggaAGTTTTgccacggttacgccatccgtccacactacgcggGAGTTTTCGaacgccgaaaacggagcgttttggaaatgctggagaggccgttttcattctgaattgctgctgctctgtctcagtgtggatggggaaaaacggagacatctgaaaacggaggcgggactgctgagatttgctacctgattggggcttttgtgttaTTGCGTacccttcccttattcgtcaagcccctatcacatgactataaaaCATAGCTATAACGCTACAGGAAGACAGTAGACTaaccttcactgtaaacaacaacacagacacagaaatgggagcattgtttgcactattgtctgttttaggcaccattattcttttgttatgtttagtaacaactcgacttcgtcgtctgtccacaaaaatacctctcttgctttctttgccatcacgTTCAATGTTCAACCAGCGTTTGTTGataaacaataaccaaatgccgagtgagacacatgcttcctgtttaaactagaacgcgcatgcccagaatggtcacgtgatatacgtttttggtggcgttgTGTGGACGGAGacatgttcagaaacgctaggtgaaacgctagtgtggacgcggatcgtttttgatctaaaacgccgttttaaaactaaaacgcacaagTGTACACGGGGCCATAGCCATCCTctaatgcacaggtgtcaaactcagttccaaaaaggccgcagccctgcacagtttagttccaaccctaattaaacacacctgatcaaactaattgagtccttcaggcttgtttgaaacctacaggttagtgtgttggagcagggttggaactaaactgtgcagggcttcggccctccaggaattgagtttgacacccctgctctaatggtaaaaatgtattattatttttttataatcacacttcattaaAACAGTATGCAGAAACACTTTCATTTGACATTCTCCATTTGTTCGTATCAGAGCCCTGCCCACTAGTTGCAATCTCTTCCTCATTACCATAAGATgtaagtcttgtttttgaatctgccactatgttgACACaagcatttgtagctctgccctcttctgaaaagaacACGTTTAAATATAAAGTGAGTCAACAAAAAGGCACAATTACGGTCGAAGCCTTAAAGGGGCAGATTCAAAGAGTTATGAAACATTATTTGAGCGGTACTTTGAGTTAAAACTTCAcatactttttacattttgttcCAAAGCTTTTGAGGCTTAACCTTGCGTCCCTGAAAGATGCTTTGAATaaaaggtcaatttatttttgtaaaagaaTATGATTTAACACATCAGAACTGATCAGAGATCATtatactgtatacatttttttcttttgctccTAATACAAAactaatatctatctatctatctatctatctatctatctatctatctatctatctatctatctatctatctatctatcatctatctatctatctatctatctatctatctatctatctatatgccgacctatctatctatctatctatctatctatctatctatctatctatctatctatctatctatctatctatctatctatctatctatctatctatcgatctatctatctatatgccgacctatctatctatctatctatctatctatctatctatctatctatctatctatctatctatctatctatctatctatctatctatctatctatctatatgccgacctatctatctatctatctatctatctatctatctatctatctatctatctatctatctatctatctatctatctatctatctatctatctatctatctatctatctatctatctatctatctatctatctatctatatgccgacctatctatctatctatctatctatctatctatctatctatctatctatctatctatctatctatctatctatctatctatctatctatctatctatctatctatctatatgccGACCTATCTATATGCcgacctatctatctatctatctatctatctatctatctatctatctatctatctatctatctatctatctatctatctatctatctatctatctatctatctatctatctatctatctatctatctatctatctatctatatgccgacctatctatctatctatctatctatctatctatctatctatctatctatctatctatctatctatctatctatctatctatctatctatcatctatctatctatctatctatctatatgccgacctatctatctatctatctatctatctatctatctatctatctatctatctatctatctatctatctatctatctatcatctatctatctatctatctatctatctatctatctatctacctacctacctacctacctatcatctatctatctatctatctatctatctatctatctatctatctatctatctatctatctatctatctatctatctatctatctatctatctatctatctatctatctacctacctacctatcatctatctatctatctatctatctatctatctatctatctatctatctatctatctatctatctatctatctatctatctatctgtctgtctgtccattcatccatccatccatccatctatttctgtctgtctgatgtGACGTCATCTTAAATCTTACCAAACTCCCCATCCTGGGATTCCAACCGTCTGGATGATGCTAATCACCACTTGCGCCATGAAGACGAAAAAGAACGCCATGAAGTTAAAAGAACTGTCTGACCTGCAGAAGACAAAGTGAATTATATTCGAGCATAATGACTTGATCCAGATttgcagtttttctcagtggcttgctgcatttctcactacactatttacatttgcacaacagttaatgcatttctcaaaacaattagtacaaactgcaaaacctagttgataacctgcaaaagcgtgtcacatgctcaaaatgaagagctcattcctcaaaagcgaGTATTGATGTTGAagaaagtgtcagtatcatcaaaatgaaaagtcctgacaccagtTTATAAAcaggatagtcaaatggctttgtcatgttttcattatgacagtttactctggacattttttcagtGCAAAACAGTGACACTGGTGACACgttctgaaaatgctcaagacaacactgtatactatttgcacagccatttgaaaactacagcaaaGTTCGACATTACTgaatttagtgaggtatctgagtacaagacactgaatatgtatgtttcacatgtttactgcatttgctctttgcaatcctaatttattcacagcattgtgcaaaagaataaatacacacttatttacaacaaacataacctccctttgggtagagctgagcacaactgtaaacaatattaaaCTACATATTGGAGCTGAAACTACATCATACACAAGTCTGTAAATCATTgttgaaattgttcaatttagaagacattttcacagggtctctgcagatatcataatgtcaaatttaagaccttttaagacccttttaagaccattaagtattaaatttaagacctatatcgcaatatcaaaaacacgcgagagaaaatgtaaaagcacaaaattaggggtaaaataaagttatttaaaatgaacagtagtaaagtcagattaaattcaccattgaactacagaaaaaacaaacatcttatgcagatttatactttcacctggcaccgCATCGCACAACTCACGAAACGgattaaggcttttatacttgacacgttcaccattgagatatgttttttaaatgacagggggcggtccaaaaaaacagaaagtaaaatcagacgaataaaaagataatcatcatcattgaggATGTTTTTGGGGggctcttttttgttgttttaacaaacttatccctcaggtttttccaaagttttacaaaaactttcctcctttcccatggctgttgcaatttctagccaataattattggtcattctggcaagcagaaatgtaactgtgatagaaaataggtaaaaacttgattaggtattatagcctactgaactattcactcttcaaataaacgCCACTATTAATCCCATTTTAtccctaaaataaagtgaactagtgtctgctgtacagtgttttgtgaagtacagtaaagtacttcaattactctgttgtggtaatactatagttgctatgataacacaacaagtgtattaaaaacaaactaaccagtgctttagttttttttacaatatagggtatatttttctacaattcaacacactttactgtagtacaactacactgtatttcattttatcagttcactattcctaatactacagtatgctgagtccgacggagcgagagcagatcattcgcacgtgagcagccagtgttttgagagctcgcaaacagttttgtccatgaacaaaggaaacctgcgtgagcagagattcgctctctcgtattacagcgctcccgacttataaaactgcgcttgcgacatttcaattcaattcaattcagctttatttgtatagcgcttttacaatgtagattgtgtcaaagcagcttcacataaatggtcataataaatggaacagtgtggttcagtttttagtgtttaagttcagttcagttcagctcagttcagtgtgatttaatcattactgagagttcaaacactgaagagcaaattcatcgatgcgtagctctaccaatcctgaaccatgcgagccagacatttgacatttgtcagtgaaataacggcatactctgccagccgaaatcatgtcgcgcgcactcAAAGCGAACTTCTGCAAACACcgcgatgatgtcacattcgccgcgcgcactgggtttaatatcagaaagctgattggctattgcaagttgacttttttgtagttgtaataccacaaattacaattggactagtgaaataaagaactacaacaccccaaaaacctagcaaccacaacaaaaagaatttaaatgagcattagatgtagcgttacatggacatcgcaaaaataagacctgtgcaaaaatatttaagacccagaacagcgaatttaagactttttaaagccataaatttcgattttttgatttaagactttttaatactttttaagaccccgcggggaccctgtttcagaaagaaaaaaaaagatttaaaaagtactataaatttgctagacagattttgacaactagttcaacattttctgtatgcaatgactcaagtaatgaaatgaggacagttatatggaatgactattcagcattcacaggttatgttcattttgactgacatgacataagcaaatgataatgttataaacagcagagagttgaataaaagcaattgatgcatgtccaaaagcatttgcagtttgttggaaggaatgagaaatgcataaactgttgtgcaaatgtaaatcgTGTTGTGAGagatgcaccaaagtgactgagaaaaactgtaaagacTATTTAATAACCATTGTTAAATATTACTCACTTGAAGGCCTTGTAGATGGGCCTAAACCAGCACACGTATGAACAAGGGGTGAACAGGATCAGCCACAGAATAGCCATGCCAAAATTGGTTGCTCCGCCTCCTCCGCACATCCATGCTAGACAGCCAATCAGGTTCACTGCTAGAGTGGCACTGTTCACTATTAGTGTGAAAAACATAATTAGTGTCAACTAACATTTGCACTAGTAAAGTATTGAATTAAACAGTgagacaattaaataaaaatcaatagaaaccgtttaatacattaataaatttagttaaaacattatcataaattaaaatgttacaatattATAATATCATATGATTATAAACAGTAAAGGGAGGAAGTTGATTACATTACAGGGAAAAGGGAAATATATGGGGTGAATCTAGGGCCATAtacacttgcaaaataaaagaaagttttgcaaaaaaaataataataataataattgagcaaaaaataaataaatggatgcaAATTTCCAAAATtcgcaaagctaaaataaatttttgagaaataaaaattatttttaaaaaacaaaaataaaaaactgcaaaagGGAAAATGAAGTTTTGAGAAACTAAAAATGAAATGTGCAAACAAAAAAGacctgcagaaaaaaaacaagcagtgcaaaaaaaataaaataaataaaaaaatttaaactccccccaaaacaaaacatacatattttcaaaacagtttgatttgttttttagtCAATCGtgagtttgcgatgctgttttcactttgcacttcacGTTTCTGCGCATTTCACTTTGCACAAATTGAAACATGCAGAAATGTGAAGtgcaaaaaaaacagaaaacagcatcgcaaactcacagttgactgaaaagcaaatcaaaatgagcattgcaattgactgaAGGGTTTTTGTAAAGGCAATGTTATACAAAtcttttgcaaatatatattgttttttttttaattgcaaatattttgtttttttgcactgtttgattttttttctttttcttttttctccttttttttgtttgcaaagttcatttttatttctcaaaaatctATTTTCGCTTTGGGATTTTtggaaatttgcattaatttatttattttttgctcaattctttatttttagtttgcAATACTTTCTGTAATTTTGCAAGTATACATGGACCTAGATTGACTCCAAAGAAATAGTCATATCTGCTCACGTGTGACACGAAATGACTAAAATCTAACAGCTAAGTCATCTATCTAAGCTCAAAACTAACAGACACTTACTTCCTCAACTCTCAGACCCATTTCAAAACAGTTCCCATTCAGTGCGCTAATAAAAGAGGAATGTTGTAAACATGGCTAAAGCAAACGTAGTGCTTGTTAAACGTAGTAGTTGTTAAACGTGTGCAATAGCAAAAGTAATATGACACTCCACGTTTTCAGCCTgacaaattaaaatacaaaacctgTCTCTACaagttgtgcgtgtgtgtgtgtgttttctcagtgtttacagtaaaaacattgaCACTGTAATGGCAGAAAAGCAACATGATTACAATCTACTAGGGCACACATCCTAATAAGCTCTGACATGTACTGAAAATACTTCAGAAATCTGCTGGGGAATTGGTGAACATACGTATCCACAGGTAATACAGTCGTTTGCACATTGTACGATGCTGGTCTGGGATTTCGTTGAAGTCTTGGTAAAAACATGGcttcagtggaatgaaccgtggTAGAGGAGGGAAATTGTTTTCTGTAGGGAAAGAAAAACAATTTAAGAAAGTGttaatattgatttattattattattattattattattaagcaaagAATATTTTGTGTTTTGGCTGATCATATCAATGGCTTTATGAAAACAGTTTTCAGAGTGTGCATTCTTgaatacaatacatttttttgttcatataaatctacaaaaacatacatttttcaaTGCACATGCGTATTATGCATTGGGTCTACATGCATGAGCAAGAgtacttgacaaccaaaacaacaatcATGGACTACATGATCGTAGTGTTTCTTAAAAATGAGATGCTGCCAACTTCTGGCCTGGCATGCATCATACAGCATTGGTAGTCATTCTTGAGATCCAAGAGAATGGGAATCATACCGTAGTTGTCTGTTTGCAATATCAGAAACACAAAACCTTTTGTTCTTAatacatttgtgtgtttgtgtaaagtttACCACATCATTACCTTTTAGGACATGGTAAAGCCATTTGTAATACTTGTAATACTATATAAATATCAAGCTACTAGGGCAGAGGTGGCCAAAACTCCATCCTGGAAGGCTGCtgtccaggggtgcgtttcccgaACAACGACGTAGctcacggctgaactatcatggtacaatgcatcgtttgggaaaagaacgacgtagtgacgagtgtttcccaaaatgcATAGTTTCTCTaccgcagatccatcgcttgaaccacgttagttataacgtaaaacacgCACAATGACACTCTAAGCATGGCGGAGGAACTACTTCATTacagaagaaccccataatttctttgtgcaaatgatattgttttacacgcacacgcattaaaataaaatccaatattagttttggtaaaaacatgcactcgctttctatattaactaaaatatatgtaaatggcacatatatgtgtcatgttcaccagcgatcaaaccaccagaggtttgtagtgttacaaaaatgatgctatattgatggcgTATTCGCAGCTGTAATCTATTtaggctacaccataaaacagaaacatgattaaaatacataaaaccatgatttgggagtatttgtacaagtcgggattcgaacccaaaagacATTGAAAGCATAGTAACAACGTGCACACGCACAGACCACTAGGCCGCATGAGACCGGTATGGGACCTGACTCCGGCAGTTACATgtagattcgccaggtctcgaaacgcttcttaACTGATAGatgctttgaatcactttagtcacgtgaccaggcgtttcgaaacactttagtcacgtgacttgggtttttcggatcatgcttcggaaacgtcagtttcacgtcagccatccctacttaCGACCTCTCGCCTGTTCTCTGCTTACGATTCTGGACTTCctctatacatctgtttgcacctgtactGACCATTTCTTGCCTGACTAtccgaataaacctgcatgtggatccaaaccTTAGTGGTCATTGTCACTCCCcgtatgtttc
The DNA window shown above is from Danio rerio strain Tuebingen ecotype United States chromosome 25, GRCz12tu, whole genome shotgun sequence and carries:
- the scamp5a gene encoding secretory carrier-associated membrane protein 5, which encodes MAENNFPPLPRFIPLKPCFYQDFNEIPDQHRTMCKRLYYLWILNSATLAVNLIGCLAWMCGGGGATNFGMAILWLILFTPCSYVCWFRPIYKAFKSDSSFNFMAFFFVFMAQVVISIIQTVGIPGWGVCGWLATITFFSTNIGSAVVMLIPTIMFTAVAVLSFIALTKVHNFYRGSGGSMSKAQEEWTSGAWKNPHVQQAAQQAAMGAAQGAMQGQQYSAAPTYNYDDPM
- the LOC141381015 gene encoding uncharacterized protein, producing MPTYLSIYLSIYLSIYLSIYLSIYLSIYLSIYLSICRPIYLSIYLSIYLSIYLSIYLSIYLSIYLSIYLSIYLSIYLSIYLSICRPIYLSIYLSIYLSIYLSIYLSIYLSIYLSIYLSIYLYADLSICRPIYLSIYLSIYLSIYLSIYLSIYLSIYLSIYLSIYLSIYLSIYLSICRPIYLSIYLSIYLSIYLSIYLSIYLSIYLSIIYLSIYLSICRPIYLSIYLSIYLSIYLSIYLSIYLSIIYLSIYLSIYLSIYLPTYLPIIYLSIYLSIYLSIYLSIYLSIYLSIYLSIYLSIYLSTYLPIIYLSIYLSIYLSIYLSIYLSIYLSIYLSVCLSIHPSIHPSISVCLM